The following proteins are encoded in a genomic region of Sorangiineae bacterium MSr12523:
- a CDS encoding ABC transporter permease, with product MKNRVLLNAFRLAMTALGRNKTRSALTVLGILIGVSAVVTVTALATAASEKVGGQLDSFASNAIFISARPSQHGGQKRTNVRLTDNDVKSLDREAVSLAGVTSFSNTESQVVYADQNINTMIVGTTLPYFKVRKFQVARGSLWTESDELLKTKVCVVGQTVANKLFHGQDPVGRTIRIGRAPYTIAGLLAPKGNSAFGDDQDDRIMMPIGSYRARVSFSYGGKVDQILASASSEETTSRAISQITAILRARHRLPEGAEDDFKIASQDELKRMEGAIAAVLSLLLLGVAGVSLVVGGVGVMNIMLVSVSERTREIGIRMSIGARENDILTQFLVEAVVLSLIGGIAGIVLGMLAAFGLGYALDWRVVPSVPALVVALVTSGTIGICFGFLPARRAAKMDPIDALRTE from the coding sequence ATGAAGAACCGCGTTCTCCTCAACGCGTTCCGCTTGGCCATGACCGCGTTGGGGCGCAACAAAACGCGCTCCGCGCTGACGGTCCTCGGCATTTTGATCGGCGTGTCCGCCGTGGTGACGGTCACCGCGCTCGCCACGGCGGCGAGCGAAAAGGTGGGCGGGCAGCTCGATAGCTTCGCCAGCAATGCGATCTTCATCTCCGCGCGCCCCTCGCAGCACGGTGGCCAGAAGCGCACCAACGTGCGCCTCACCGACAACGACGTGAAGTCGTTGGATCGCGAGGCGGTGAGCTTGGCGGGCGTGACGTCGTTCAGCAACACCGAATCGCAAGTCGTTTATGCCGATCAAAATATCAATACGATGATCGTCGGGACGACGCTGCCGTATTTCAAAGTACGGAAATTCCAAGTTGCGCGCGGCTCACTTTGGACGGAGAGCGACGAGCTGCTGAAGACCAAAGTGTGCGTGGTTGGCCAGACGGTGGCCAACAAGCTTTTCCACGGCCAAGACCCCGTGGGCCGCACCATCCGCATCGGGCGGGCCCCGTACACGATCGCGGGGCTTCTGGCGCCGAAAGGAAATTCGGCCTTCGGCGACGACCAGGACGATCGCATCATGATGCCCATCGGCAGCTACCGCGCGCGCGTATCGTTCTCGTACGGCGGCAAGGTGGATCAGATCCTGGCGAGCGCCTCGTCGGAGGAAACGACGTCCCGCGCCATCTCGCAGATCACGGCCATTTTGCGCGCGCGCCATCGGCTTCCCGAGGGCGCCGAGGACGATTTCAAGATTGCCTCGCAAGATGAATTGAAGCGGATGGAAGGTGCCATTGCCGCGGTGCTCTCCTTGCTGCTCCTCGGTGTAGCCGGCGTGAGCCTGGTGGTCGGCGGCGTGGGCGTGATGAACATCATGCTGGTCAGCGTTTCCGAACGGACGCGCGAAATCGGTATTCGTATGTCCATCGGCGCGCGCGAAAACGATATATTGACACAGTTTCTGGTGGAGGCGGTGGTGCTCAGTTTGATCGGCGGCATCGCCGGGATCGTGCTGGGTATGCTCGCAGCCTTCGGGCTGGGGTACGCGCTCGATTGGCGCGTCGTTCCCAGCGTGCCGGCGCTGGTGGTGGCCCTCGTCACGAGCGGGACCATCGGCATCTGCTTCGGCTTTTTACCTGCACGGAGAGCCGCGAAGATGGATCCCATCGACGCGCTCCGCACGGAGTGA
- a CDS encoding efflux RND transporter periplasmic adaptor subunit, which produces MSNSIFDPESARTTKMAPMTEELAQALASEEGGRLWLRRGVLAGVFVLAITAGLVWRAKHRPLPPAKYVTAAATVGDVYEKVQATGAVQPVLQVTVGAQVNGRVSQVYVDYNSQVKKGDVLAEIDSTVYGTQVAQGQANVISQRAQVASAKAHTVEARLAYERTKRLYEQSLATRAALETARGAYDAAKATEEAARATVGMGEAQLQAQKTNVGYTKIFSPVDGVVVTRSTDPGAMVIASYQSPTLFTIAQDLRKMRVLADVDEADVGRLKEQMEADAVVDAFPGESFHGIVQQVRFSPNNQAGVVTYSAVVEVGNPDEKLRPGMTATITIRTREAKSVVRIPNAALRYRPSPPLGADGKPIAQPPEAQLAKGTGRVYVITSDKPGEEKAEPKVISIGASDGIVTEVTDASFKADTKVVTDELDFSKKKGGPF; this is translated from the coding sequence ATGAGCAATTCGATCTTCGATCCCGAGTCCGCCCGGACGACCAAAATGGCCCCGATGACCGAGGAGCTGGCGCAAGCGCTCGCCTCGGAAGAGGGTGGCCGGCTCTGGTTGCGTCGAGGTGTGTTGGCTGGTGTGTTCGTGCTCGCTATCACGGCAGGGCTCGTGTGGCGGGCCAAACATCGTCCGCTGCCACCGGCGAAGTACGTTACTGCTGCCGCAACCGTCGGCGACGTGTACGAGAAGGTTCAGGCAACCGGTGCAGTCCAACCGGTTCTGCAGGTCACCGTCGGCGCGCAGGTCAACGGACGCGTGAGCCAGGTCTACGTCGACTACAACTCGCAGGTGAAGAAGGGCGACGTGCTCGCCGAGATCGACTCGACCGTGTACGGCACGCAGGTCGCGCAAGGTCAGGCGAACGTGATCTCGCAGCGCGCCCAAGTCGCCAGCGCGAAGGCCCACACCGTCGAGGCGCGCCTCGCCTACGAGCGCACGAAGCGCCTCTACGAGCAGAGCCTCGCAACCCGCGCGGCGTTGGAGACGGCCCGCGGCGCGTACGATGCCGCGAAGGCCACGGAAGAAGCCGCCCGCGCAACCGTGGGCATGGGCGAAGCGCAGTTGCAGGCGCAGAAGACCAACGTCGGCTACACGAAGATTTTCTCCCCGGTCGATGGCGTGGTGGTCACGCGCTCGACGGATCCCGGCGCGATGGTCATCGCGAGCTACCAGTCGCCCACGCTCTTCACCATCGCCCAGGACCTGCGAAAGATGCGCGTCCTCGCGGACGTCGACGAGGCCGACGTCGGCCGCTTGAAGGAGCAGATGGAAGCCGACGCGGTGGTCGACGCGTTCCCGGGCGAGTCGTTCCACGGCATCGTGCAGCAGGTTCGTTTCAGCCCGAACAACCAGGCGGGCGTCGTCACGTACTCGGCCGTCGTCGAGGTGGGGAATCCGGACGAGAAGCTTCGTCCCGGCATGACCGCCACCATCACGATCCGCACGCGTGAGGCCAAGAGCGTGGTGCGCATCCCCAACGCCGCGCTTCGCTACCGTCCTTCGCCGCCGCTGGGCGCCGACGGCAAGCCGATCGCGCAGCCGCCCGAGGCGCAACTCGCCAAGGGCACGGGTCGCGTCTACGTCATCACCAGCGACAAGCCGGGCGAGGAGAAGGCCGAGCCGAAGGTCATCTCCATCGGTGCGAGCGACGGCATCGTCACCGAGGTCACCGATGCATCCTTCAAAGCGGACACCAAGGTCGTGACCGACGAGCTTGATTTCTCGAAGAAGAAGGGTGGTCCGTTCTAG
- a CDS encoding PQQ-dependent sugar dehydrogenase: protein MRLGATIFSLGLTAVVSAAALGAGCSNSDEAKDGTDGGDGGPIQADPAPYGLDTRPANTTCKVPARPPSTASVKLQQVFANVDVGNPMMMAQLPGDASRWYVAERNGKILSFPVQNPPNTPREDLNIGSQLSDLGSEGGLLGMAFHPKFAQNGYVYLSYTTGTDSAIVSTIKRFTSAAKNGTAFGAQSDVLSFNQEARGNHKGGCVQFGPDGYLYASFGDGGGSNNEFGHGQDTDTFFSKVLRIDIDKGNGYAIPSDNPFANDPTKKGEIYAYGFRNPFRFSFDIGKPGREGTGELWLGDVGQDNWEEVDKVRKGGNYGWSKKEGTHCFPPNTTNCSSVGLIDPVYDYPQPNGNARAVTGGRVYRGKAIPELVGKYVFADSSSGEVWTLSFDATSGKPVVVKINDSGTGGTFTSVNEDADGELYLTALGNKIYKVVPNAKPPASTFPEKLSQTGCVDPANPKNPAAGLIPYGVNSPLWSDGAEKERYLALPDAAKIHVNADGDFDLPKGTVLVKTFSIGGKRVETRLFMRHDDGDWGGYSYEWNDEQTDATLLASNKSKPLGSQTWYYPSRSDCVSCHSTAAGRSLGLELGQLNGDFVYVSTRRLSNQLATFDHIGLFDAPLGGAPETLAKFPKPTDEGNLGDRAASYLHANCSFCHRPNGIGGGGTDFRYATTLPNRKACNANPENGNLGIADAKIIAPGAPKKSLVSVRVHTLDTSKRMPPLATSLVDDQGAKVLDDWIQGLTTCTP, encoded by the coding sequence ATGCGACTCGGAGCGACCATCTTTTCGTTGGGCCTCACGGCCGTGGTGAGTGCAGCGGCACTTGGGGCGGGCTGCAGCAACAGCGACGAGGCAAAGGACGGCACCGATGGTGGCGACGGAGGCCCCATTCAGGCCGATCCGGCGCCGTACGGTCTCGATACGCGACCCGCCAACACCACGTGCAAAGTGCCTGCGCGCCCGCCGAGCACCGCGTCGGTCAAGCTGCAGCAGGTGTTCGCCAACGTGGACGTTGGCAATCCGATGATGATGGCGCAGCTCCCCGGCGATGCCTCGCGATGGTACGTCGCCGAACGAAACGGCAAGATCCTGAGCTTCCCGGTGCAGAATCCTCCGAATACGCCGCGCGAGGATTTGAACATTGGGAGTCAGCTGAGCGATTTGGGAAGCGAAGGCGGACTTCTCGGAATGGCCTTTCATCCCAAGTTCGCGCAAAACGGTTACGTCTATCTTTCGTACACGACGGGCACGGACAGCGCCATCGTCTCCACCATCAAGCGATTCACCAGCGCCGCCAAGAATGGAACGGCGTTCGGTGCGCAATCGGACGTACTTTCGTTCAATCAAGAAGCTCGGGGCAATCACAAGGGTGGGTGCGTCCAATTCGGGCCGGATGGATACCTTTACGCCTCGTTCGGTGACGGCGGCGGCTCCAACAACGAATTCGGGCACGGCCAGGACACGGATACGTTCTTCTCCAAGGTACTGCGCATCGATATCGACAAAGGCAACGGGTACGCCATCCCGAGCGACAATCCCTTCGCGAACGATCCGACGAAGAAGGGGGAGATTTACGCGTATGGCTTCCGCAATCCGTTCCGATTTTCGTTCGATATCGGAAAGCCCGGACGCGAGGGCACCGGAGAGCTCTGGCTCGGCGACGTGGGCCAGGACAATTGGGAGGAGGTCGACAAAGTCCGCAAGGGTGGAAACTACGGGTGGTCCAAAAAAGAAGGGACGCATTGTTTCCCGCCCAATACGACCAATTGCTCCAGCGTAGGGCTCATCGACCCGGTGTACGATTACCCCCAGCCCAATGGCAATGCGCGCGCGGTGACCGGCGGGCGCGTCTACCGCGGCAAGGCCATTCCCGAGTTGGTGGGGAAATACGTTTTCGCGGATTCGTCGTCGGGTGAAGTGTGGACGTTGAGCTTCGATGCGACGAGCGGAAAGCCCGTCGTCGTCAAGATCAACGACTCGGGTACCGGCGGCACGTTCACGTCGGTGAACGAAGACGCCGATGGAGAGCTTTACCTTACGGCATTGGGCAACAAGATCTACAAGGTCGTGCCCAATGCGAAGCCGCCGGCGTCGACCTTCCCGGAAAAGCTTTCGCAAACGGGGTGCGTCGATCCGGCCAATCCCAAGAACCCGGCGGCGGGGCTCATTCCCTACGGCGTCAATAGTCCGCTCTGGTCCGATGGCGCCGAGAAGGAGCGGTACCTCGCGCTTCCGGATGCGGCGAAGATTCACGTCAATGCCGACGGCGATTTCGATCTTCCCAAGGGCACCGTTCTCGTAAAGACGTTCTCCATTGGCGGTAAGCGCGTCGAGACGCGTTTGTTCATGCGCCACGACGACGGCGACTGGGGCGGTTATTCCTACGAGTGGAATGACGAGCAGACCGATGCGACGTTGCTCGCCTCGAACAAGTCGAAGCCGCTGGGCAGCCAGACCTGGTATTATCCGAGCCGCTCCGATTGCGTGTCGTGCCACTCCACGGCCGCGGGGCGCTCGCTCGGGTTGGAGCTGGGGCAGCTCAATGGCGACTTCGTGTACGTCTCCACGCGGCGGCTTTCCAATCAGCTCGCGACGTTCGATCACATTGGGCTGTTCGACGCGCCGCTCGGAGGCGCACCCGAGACACTTGCGAAGTTCCCCAAGCCCACCGATGAGGGCAACCTAGGCGATCGCGCCGCGTCGTACTTGCACGCGAATTGCTCGTTCTGCCACCGCCCCAACGGCATCGGCGGCGGCGGAACGGATTTCCGTTATGCAACGACGTTGCCCAATCGAAAAGCGTGCAACGCCAATCCGGAAAACGGCAATCTAGGCATCGCGGACGCAAAGATCATCGCGCCCGGCGCACCAAAAAAGTCGCTCGTCTCGGTGCGGGTGCACACCCTCGACACCTCGAAGCGCATGCCTCCGTTGGCCACGAGCCTCGTCGACGACCAAGGCGCCAAAGTCCTCGACGACTGGATCCAGGGCCTCACGACCTGCACCCCCTGA
- a CDS encoding carbon starvation protein A has product MHHAALWMLGALAVLAIAYRYYSAFLAAKVLCLDAGFRTPAHEFNDGHNFHPTNRWVLFGHHFAAITGAGPLIGPVLAAQFGFYPGFLWILFGVVLAGAVHDFVVLVASTRRKGKSLAEIARDELGPTLGTVTAVAILFIIVIALAGLGNVVVGALAESAWGVFTVSSSIPIALAMGIYIYKVRGGTTRGIREASLFGVVLLFAALILGKTVGDSSFAEHLKFSKTALTLGMGAYGFIASVLPVWLLLCPRDYLSSYLKIGTILLLVFGVIIVNPPIQMPGVTQWASGGGPILKGPLFPFVFITIACGAISGFHALVGSGTTPKMVNQETDCRAIGYGAMLMEGLVGITALIAACVMPPEDYVTINTDPKIAVVASSASQNEGLARSRAELEAAGVQFNEHDRGLLGLAPGASVGSLDGKKVPASKVLALSNPALAALGYHVDPTAPRATTLDDTDFARLGLHVKELPGLSQSAGEVVAARTGGGVSLAVGMARVFSGLPGMATLLSYWYHFAIMFEALFILTTIDTGTRIGRFLMQEFLGRLRPELGVRSESGKQNMAGGILATLIIVGGWTYFILTGTITTLWPMFGVANQLLACCALAVGTTILLRDAKRRVYALVTALPLVFVATTTITAGVQSIFTLYLPMTSNPATATNGYINVSVTTLLLVCVVMIIGGSALRWLSVIRTPRRQELIAAE; this is encoded by the coding sequence ATGCACCATGCTGCCCTTTGGATGCTCGGAGCCCTTGCGGTTCTTGCGATTGCCTATCGCTACTACTCGGCATTTCTCGCGGCAAAGGTCCTGTGCCTCGATGCCGGGTTTCGCACACCCGCACACGAGTTCAACGACGGTCACAATTTTCACCCGACCAACCGTTGGGTGCTCTTCGGGCACCATTTTGCTGCCATTACGGGGGCGGGCCCGCTGATCGGGCCCGTTCTCGCGGCGCAATTCGGCTTTTATCCCGGCTTCCTCTGGATCCTCTTCGGCGTCGTTCTCGCGGGCGCGGTGCACGATTTCGTCGTGCTCGTGGCCAGCACGCGGCGCAAAGGCAAGAGCCTCGCGGAGATTGCGCGCGACGAACTGGGGCCCACCCTGGGCACGGTCACCGCGGTCGCCATCCTCTTCATCATCGTCATCGCCCTCGCGGGTCTCGGCAACGTGGTCGTCGGCGCCCTGGCGGAGAGCGCGTGGGGCGTCTTCACGGTGAGCTCCTCCATCCCGATCGCGCTCGCCATGGGCATTTACATCTACAAGGTTCGCGGCGGCACCACGCGCGGCATTCGCGAGGCGTCCCTCTTCGGCGTCGTGCTTCTCTTCGCGGCGCTCATCCTCGGCAAGACCGTGGGCGATTCGTCCTTTGCCGAGCACCTCAAGTTCTCCAAGACGGCGCTCACCCTCGGCATGGGAGCCTATGGATTCATCGCCAGCGTCCTGCCCGTGTGGCTGCTCCTCTGCCCGCGCGATTATCTTTCGAGCTACCTCAAGATTGGCACCATTCTGCTTTTGGTCTTTGGTGTCATCATCGTCAATCCGCCCATTCAAATGCCGGGCGTGACCCAATGGGCGTCGGGCGGTGGGCCCATTCTCAAAGGGCCGCTCTTTCCCTTCGTGTTCATCACCATTGCGTGTGGCGCGATCAGCGGCTTTCACGCCTTGGTGGGCAGCGGCACCACGCCCAAAATGGTCAACCAGGAGACCGATTGCCGGGCGATCGGCTACGGCGCCATGCTCATGGAGGGCTTGGTCGGAATCACCGCGCTCATTGCGGCGTGTGTCATGCCGCCGGAAGATTACGTAACCATCAATACGGACCCGAAGATTGCCGTGGTGGCCTCCAGCGCGAGCCAGAACGAGGGGCTTGCGCGTTCGCGGGCCGAGCTCGAGGCGGCGGGCGTGCAATTCAACGAGCACGATCGCGGGCTGTTGGGCCTCGCCCCCGGCGCGTCCGTTGGCTCGCTCGATGGCAAAAAGGTGCCCGCCTCCAAGGTGCTGGCGCTCTCCAATCCGGCCTTGGCGGCATTGGGCTACCACGTCGATCCAACTGCCCCGCGCGCGACCACGCTCGACGATACCGATTTCGCGCGACTTGGCCTGCACGTCAAAGAGCTGCCCGGCCTTTCCCAAAGTGCGGGCGAGGTCGTGGCGGCGCGCACGGGCGGTGGCGTGTCGCTCGCCGTGGGCATGGCCCGCGTCTTCAGCGGCCTGCCCGGAATGGCCACTTTGCTCTCCTATTGGTACCACTTTGCCATCATGTTCGAGGCATTGTTCATTCTGACCACCATCGATACGGGCACGCGCATCGGTCGATTCTTGATGCAGGAGTTCCTCGGGCGCCTTCGTCCCGAATTGGGCGTGCGCTCGGAGAGTGGAAAGCAGAACATGGCCGGCGGCATCCTGGCGACGCTCATTATCGTCGGAGGTTGGACGTATTTCATCCTGACCGGCACCATCACCACGCTCTGGCCAATGTTCGGAGTGGCGAATCAGCTTCTCGCTTGTTGCGCCCTCGCCGTTGGCACCACCATTCTACTGCGCGACGCCAAACGCCGCGTCTATGCATTGGTGACTGCCCTGCCGCTCGTCTTCGTAGCCACCACGACCATCACCGCGGGCGTGCAAAGTATTTTCACGCTCTATTTGCCAATGACATCCAATCCCGCCACCGCCACGAACGGATATATCAATGTGTCGGTCACCACATTGCTCCTCGTTTGCGTGGTCATGATCATCGGTGGCAGCGCGCTGCGTTGGCTATCGGTCATCCGGACGCCACGACGGCAAGAGCTCATCGCGGCAGAGTGA
- a CDS encoding ABC transporter permease: MSIVARILAPVGRAIVPVKLAMRAIRRNVMRATLTVLGILIGVAAVVIVTSLGTGARDAVSRQLDTLGSNLIFLFPKSTAASGARSRTVTGRITEDDARAILRESVSVDRVSPTISTRVQVSNGDSSYSTQINGVMAQWFSVHNWTFSAGGPWTESDALLKAKVCVIGQTVKSRLFGSEDPVGQVIRVGNYPYRIVGVLAPKGDLFGADQDDVVATPLGGVRSRFARMPPGTVQMLTMTATSADTTDRAVEQVTEILRQRHRIRDGAQADFDTRTQKQIQEIQGTIFTVLTVLLISAAAISLLVGGIGIMNIMLVSVTERTREIGIRMAIGAREGDILLQFLIEAIVLSCFGGLAGAGVGAVCVAGIGRALGWSMSVSGLSLAVSLITSAIIGIAFGFFPARRAAKLDPIEALRHE, translated from the coding sequence ATGAGCATCGTAGCGCGCATCCTCGCTCCCGTCGGCCGGGCCATCGTCCCGGTGAAATTGGCCATGCGGGCCATTCGCCGCAATGTGATGCGGGCCACGCTCACGGTTCTGGGCATTCTCATCGGCGTGGCCGCCGTGGTGATCGTGACCTCGCTGGGCACCGGCGCCCGCGATGCGGTGAGCCGGCAGCTCGACACCCTGGGGTCGAATCTGATCTTCCTCTTTCCGAAGAGCACCGCGGCCTCGGGCGCGCGCAGCCGCACGGTGACGGGGCGCATCACCGAAGACGATGCCCGCGCCATTCTGCGCGAATCGGTCAGCGTGGACCGCGTCTCGCCGACCATTTCGACGCGCGTGCAGGTCTCCAACGGCGACAGCAGCTACTCGACGCAGATCAACGGCGTCATGGCGCAATGGTTCAGCGTGCACAATTGGACCTTCTCCGCGGGCGGACCGTGGACCGAGAGCGATGCGCTCTTGAAGGCGAAGGTCTGCGTGATCGGCCAAACGGTGAAGTCGCGGCTGTTCGGCAGCGAGGATCCCGTGGGGCAGGTGATCCGCGTGGGGAATTATCCGTACCGCATCGTGGGGGTGCTCGCACCCAAAGGCGATCTGTTCGGCGCCGACCAGGACGACGTCGTCGCCACGCCGCTCGGCGGGGTGCGTTCGCGTTTTGCGCGCATGCCGCCCGGCACGGTGCAGATGCTGACCATGACCGCGACATCGGCCGATACGACGGACCGCGCCGTGGAGCAAGTGACGGAGATTTTGCGCCAGCGTCACCGCATCCGCGACGGCGCACAGGCCGACTTCGATACGCGCACGCAGAAGCAGATCCAGGAGATACAGGGCACGATCTTCACCGTGCTGACGGTGCTGCTCATTTCGGCGGCGGCGATCAGCCTGCTGGTGGGCGGCATCGGCATCATGAACATCATGTTGGTGAGCGTGACCGAGCGCACGCGCGAGATCGGCATCCGCATGGCCATCGGCGCGCGCGAGGGCGATATTCTGCTGCAGTTCCTCATCGAGGCCATCGTGCTTTCCTGCTTCGGCGGCCTCGCGGGCGCCGGCGTGGGCGCCGTCTGCGTGGCAGGGATCGGGCGCGCCCTCGGATGGAGCATGAGCGTGAGCGGTCTTTCCCTCGCCGTGAGCCTCATCACCAGCGCCATCATCGGCATCGCCTTCGGCTTCTTCCCCGCGCGCCGCGCGGCGAAGTTGGATCCGATCGAAGCGCTCCGCCACGAGTGA
- a CDS encoding helix-turn-helix domain-containing protein, which produces MTSELHSQLVERMVVTLRAAFPDLTFEIDDGTREGDGIAIRWIPAESLPQDLEAGVPSSLSPTESSEVVPLSTERPSGSYLLDEPLSSEDLLSPLRSYLRGVFASGTPEMKHAARRLGMSTRTLQRRLHRVGTSFTQEVDDTRRELACQLVLEADCPLREIAMRLGFVDVGSFFRAFRRWTQTSPRQYRLRAASEAVAS; this is translated from the coding sequence TTGACGAGCGAGCTTCATAGCCAATTAGTAGAACGAATGGTCGTCACGCTGCGTGCGGCGTTTCCCGATCTAACGTTCGAGATCGACGATGGGACCCGCGAGGGCGATGGCATTGCCATTCGATGGATCCCTGCTGAATCACTTCCGCAAGACTTGGAGGCAGGGGTGCCATCTAGCTTGTCCCCCACCGAGTCATCGGAGGTCGTGCCGCTTTCGACGGAGAGGCCATCGGGCAGTTATCTGCTCGATGAGCCCCTATCGAGCGAAGATTTGCTCAGCCCACTCCGGAGCTATCTTCGCGGTGTCTTCGCCAGCGGTACACCGGAGATGAAACACGCCGCAAGGCGGTTGGGCATGAGCACACGGACCCTGCAGCGCCGGCTGCACCGTGTAGGGACGAGCTTTACGCAGGAGGTCGATGACACCCGCCGCGAGCTCGCATGTCAGCTGGTGCTGGAGGCCGATTGTCCACTGCGCGAGATCGCGATGCGTCTCGGGTTCGTCGACGTGGGCTCGTTCTTCCGCGCCTTCCGTCGCTGGACGCAGACGTCGCCGCGCCAGTATCGCTTGCGCGCAGCCTCGGAAGCCGTCGCCAGCTGA
- a CDS encoding PhzF family phenazine biosynthesis protein has product MDRKFYWVDVFASAPLEGNPLSIVLDADALDEATMKRIAGEFNQAETTFILKPTRPGATYRLRSFTAPGTEVFGAGHNALGAWWLLTAGGFVEGKGSRTTFHQEIGDEVLPVDVTYDAGKVQRIVMKHSVPVFGATVADARALAEALGVEEGDIDLRRLPPQVVSTGAGHLLVPLRDRRIVDRIRPDSAKLFSALHQAGGEGCYVFSLDPVDASSTAYARFFNPTAGIVEDSATGTAAGPLAAQLVARGIVPDGSTVVIEQGYAMGRPSKLEISVNGSDIRLAGRGVITAEGVLHL; this is encoded by the coding sequence GACGCGCTCGACGAGGCCACGATGAAGCGTATCGCGGGGGAGTTCAATCAGGCCGAAACGACGTTCATCCTCAAACCGACACGCCCCGGGGCAACGTACCGGCTGCGCTCCTTCACGGCGCCCGGTACGGAGGTCTTCGGGGCAGGGCACAACGCACTCGGGGCGTGGTGGCTCCTCACGGCGGGAGGCTTCGTCGAAGGCAAAGGGTCGCGCACGACGTTTCACCAGGAGATCGGCGATGAGGTCTTGCCGGTGGACGTCACCTACGACGCCGGCAAGGTGCAGCGCATCGTGATGAAGCATTCGGTTCCCGTCTTCGGTGCCACCGTCGCCGACGCGCGCGCGCTGGCCGAGGCACTGGGCGTGGAGGAGGGCGACATCGATCTTCGCCGCCTCCCGCCGCAGGTCGTCTCCACCGGCGCCGGGCACCTCCTCGTTCCCCTACGCGATCGCCGCATCGTGGACCGGATCCGTCCCGACTCGGCCAAGCTTTTCTCCGCGCTGCACCAGGCCGGTGGCGAGGGCTGCTATGTGTTCTCGCTGGATCCCGTCGATGCTTCCTCGACGGCCTACGCGCGGTTTTTCAACCCCACCGCGGGCATCGTCGAGGACTCCGCCACGGGAACCGCCGCCGGCCCCCTCGCCGCCCAACTCGTCGCAAGGGGCATCGTCCCGGACGGTTCCACCGTGGTCATCGAACAGGGCTACGCCATGGGCCGCCCCAGCAAGCTCGAAATCTCGGTGAATGGCAGCGACATCCGCCTCGCCGGCCGCGGCGTCATCACGGCCGAAGGCGTCCTGCATCTCTAG
- a CDS encoding Uma2 family endonuclease: MQAGMTHNSAMDYAGNIGRTEGPHTWEEFLDLDDDDRRELIDGEFVEIETMPGPAHEYTVGALIYYVNAWAKPRRAGDLYASGYKVRVSNKRGIMPDLQYFAKDNPNRWQERAVSVGRPELAVEVISPGSSRYDRVKKFNWYADIGVPEYWIVHPLERTLQQFILKDGHYVVMASLSDSETFRPETFPGLEIPLVEIWQPRKEDLVDPVEGD, from the coding sequence ATGCAGGCCGGCATGACTCATAATTCCGCTATGGATTACGCCGGCAACATCGGACGGACCGAAGGGCCTCACACCTGGGAAGAGTTCCTCGATCTCGATGACGACGACCGCCGCGAACTGATCGATGGCGAGTTCGTGGAGATCGAGACCATGCCGGGGCCCGCTCATGAATACACCGTTGGCGCACTTATCTATTATGTAAACGCGTGGGCAAAGCCGCGGCGCGCCGGGGATCTATATGCTTCAGGCTACAAGGTTCGCGTCAGCAACAAGCGCGGGATCATGCCCGACCTTCAATACTTCGCGAAAGACAACCCAAACCGTTGGCAGGAACGTGCCGTATCGGTCGGCCGTCCGGAGTTGGCGGTCGAGGTCATCTCTCCCGGCAGCTCACGTTACGACCGCGTGAAGAAGTTCAACTGGTACGCGGATATTGGCGTGCCCGAGTACTGGATCGTGCATCCTCTCGAGCGCACCCTCCAGCAGTTCATTCTGAAGGACGGCCACTACGTTGTGATGGCGTCTCTTTCGGACAGTGAGACCTTTCGCCCCGAAACGTTTCCCGGCCTAGAGATTCCGCTCGTCGAGATTTGGCAACCCCGCAAGGAAGATCTCGTCGACCCCGTCGAAGGCGACTGA
- a CDS encoding sigma-70 family RNA polymerase sigma factor, translating to MAKPSDRDLVERARQGDVAAFGQLVRRHQPRIHRLAVHMLREDSEAEDVAQETFVRAFHALSRFDGRSEPYTWFYRIAVNLSLNALRSRRTSRVSGDSMDPRLEGVMTERRPSAMADPPGDASRKELYTALCEGIDTLSDTLRTTLILVCIDGRSHEDAAKILGAPEGTIAWRVHEARRKLREFMSARGFDLEGEVA from the coding sequence ATGGCCAAGCCTTCCGATCGAGATCTCGTCGAGCGCGCCCGTCAAGGAGACGTGGCAGCTTTCGGCCAGTTGGTGCGGCGCCATCAACCGCGCATCCACCGGCTCGCCGTCCATATGCTGCGTGAGGATTCGGAGGCGGAGGATGTTGCGCAGGAAACGTTCGTGCGCGCCTTCCACGCCCTCTCACGCTTCGACGGCCGGAGTGAACCGTACACGTGGTTCTACCGCATCGCCGTCAACCTCTCCCTGAACGCGCTCCGCTCGCGCCGCACGTCGCGCGTGTCGGGCGACTCGATGGATCCGCGCCTCGAGGGCGTGATGACCGAACGCCGCCCCAGCGCGATGGCCGATCCGCCGGGCGATGCTTCGCGCAAGGAGCTGTACACTGCGCTGTGCGAGGGCATCGACACCTTGAGCGATACGCTCCGCACGACGTTGATCCTCGTTTGCATCGATGGACGTTCGCACGAAGACGCGGCGAAGATCCTCGGCGCCCCCGAGGGCACCATCGCGTGGCGCGTGCACGAAGCCCGTCGCAAATTGCGCGAGTTCATGTCCGCGCGGGGCTTCGATCTCGAGGGAGAGGTGGCGTGA